The genomic window CAATAACGTGGCTGTCAATATCAATTTGGCCAATATTTACTCCATTAACAAAAAGAGGCACTACGATTTCAGATTTTACTGTTAAACTGCAGGCAATATAATTGTCTTGCGCTTTAACGTCAGGTACTACAAAATTAGCATTGCTTTCGGCAACCTGACCGCAGATTCCTTTTCCGAACGGGATAACGGTATGATCTGTTTCTGCTCCAACGTAAGGTCCTAAGTGTAGCGTTTTAGTGTCGTGATTTGCAAAATAAAAACCAACCCAGTTATAATATTCTACGTTTTCGTTTAAAAGCTTGCAAACTGCAAATAATTTTTCGTCTCTATTTTTTTGAATGTCAGCAATAATGCTGGTTATCTGTGGTTGTAATTCTTGAAATGTCATGATATTAAATTTTATACAAAAGTATTTAAAGCTGAACTCAAAAAATATATAAATTTGAAAAAAAAATCTCTTGAAAAAATATTTAGTCCAGTTTAAGCCATTCCTGATTTTTATAAGCATTTTTTTTCTGACATATATTGTCTTTACAATTCTTTATAAATTTTATTTAAACAGTTATCAGGCGGAAGATCTTGATGCTATAACCGTGATTTCTGGAAGAAATTCAGAACAATTGCTGAAGCTTTTTGATTATGATGTAATAATTCAGAAAAATTCACAAAATCCGTGGCAGGATATCATTTTAAATGGCAGATTTATAGCACACATAACCGAAGGCTGTAATGCAGTAAGTGTAATGATACTTTTTGTATCGTTTGTAGCGGCTTTTTCTGGAAATTTGAAAAAGACACTATTATTTATAATCTTTGGACTTATATCCATTTATATTCTAAATGTCATTAGGATTTCGCTTCTGATTGTGCTTGTGTATCACTTTCCGCAATATACCCGTTTTCTGCATGGAACTTTTTTTCCTCTGATGATTTACGGATATGTTTTTGTTTTATGGATTTTCTGGATCAATAGATTTTCAAAATATGCTAAATAAATTAAAAGAGAATAAGTTAAAAATCTTTGTTGCAATTGTTGTTGTACTAGGTTTTGCATTGATTAGGACATTTGAAAGTAAAATGTTTTATGATCCTTTTCTGTCATATTTCAGCGCTGATTTTCATTCGATACCATATCCTCCAGTTGAAAAATTTAAGCTTTTTGCAGGGCTTTTTTTTCGGTATTTTTTAAATTCGGCGTTATCACTTTTGCTTATTTTCGTTTTGTTTCAAAATCGAGATATTTTTAAATTCAGTCTATTTGTATACGGCTTTTTTTTGGCCTTGTTTTTAATTGCATTTTATATTATTCTCGAATATTTTCCAGACGGAAGCTGGCTTCTATTTTATGTGCGTCGATTTTTGATTCAGCCTATTTTAGTGCTATTATTTATTCCTGGATTTTACTATCAGCTTCAAAAAACTAAAAAATAACATTTGTTTAGGTTTTTTTTATGCGGTTTTTAAATAGCTTTGCAGTATGAATTTGAAAAAGTGTACAGGTCTATTTTTAGCGTTCCTTTTATTGGTCTCCAATATTGGGTTTGCTTTTGACGTACATTATTGTGGCGGAGAAATTGCTTCGGTTTCTTTAAAAACTACGGCAGAACCTGTTGTTGAAAAGAAATGTTGCGGCTCTAAAGAGAAAGAAAACTCTTGCTGTAAAGATAAAGTTGTTCATTTTGAAAAGAAATCAGACAATGCAACAATCAAATTCTTCTTTTTTCAATTTGCTTTCCCAGCAGTTGTACAAGATTATAAGCCTTTAGTCTTTTTAGAAGTTCCAACTTTTAAAAAGAAAGAAGTTCTTTCGTATTACGCTGATGCGAATGCGCCCCCCTTATTTAAATTATACCATCAGTATATTTTCTATTCCTGATTTTAATGTTAAGATGCAATGCAAGTCTTAGTCAAGACTTTGTATTTACATTTTGATAGTTTTTGTTTTTGAAAAACATCAAAAATGTAATTCTATTTCAACATTAAAATCAATTTTTTATGCAAAAAAATATAATGCTTTTTGCAATGATTTTGCTTTCTTTCTCTGTTTTTTCACAAGAAGATCTACAGGAAGTAAAAATTACTAAAAAGCAAAAAGGAATTAAAAAATCCTTCACAGTAACAGCCAATACATCTGTAATTACCAGTAAAGAACTGCTTAAGGCAGCTTGTTGTAATCTAGCTGAAAGTTTTGAAACCAATCCGTCAATCGATGTTAATTTTTCTGATGCTTTAACGGGAACTAAGCAGATCAAAATGCTTGGTTTAACTAGTCCGTATTTAATGATAACAGAAGAAAATATTCCTTCTGTAAGAGGAGCGTCTCAAGCGTATGGTTTGTCCTTTACACCTGGAACTTGGATTGAAAGTGTTCAAATCACGAAAGGAGCGGGGAGTGTTATAAATGGTTACGAAAGTATTTCTGGCCAGATTAATACAGAGCTTTTAAAACCTTTAAATGATATTCCTTTCTTTCTGAATGCTTATGGTTCTACCGATTCTCGTTTTGAATTAAACACACATTTCAATAAGAAATTATCAGACAAATGGGCAACCAGCTTATTTGTTCACGGAAATGCGCGTGTGGCAAAAAATGATATGAACAAAGATGGTTTTCTTGACAATCCTCTAGGAAAACAAATCAATGTTTTAAATCGTTATCAATATTACAATCCAGAGAGTGGTTTAGTAAGTTTTATCAATTTCAGATACATGAACGATAAAAAACAAACTGGAGAAGTTAATTTTGATAAAGATCGTGATCGTGGCACAACCAATTATTGGGGTTCAGAAATTAATACTGAACGTTTTGATGTTTCGACAAAAATAGGATATGTATTTAAAGATATGCCTTACCAAAGTATCGGTTTTCAAAATGCCTTTAACAGTCATAAACAGGATTCTTATTATGGTTTAAATCAATATGATATCAAGCAGAATAGTTTTTATTCTAATTTGATTTTCAATTCGATCATCAATAATACGATGCATAAGTTTTCAACTGGTCTGAATTTTACTTATGATCAATATCAGGAATTTGTGAACCTGACAGATGTAAGCAGAATTGATAACTCAGTTGGTGCTTTCTTTGAATATACTTACGATAATACAGATAATTTCAGTTTGATTTTAGGAGGACGAGTTGACAATCATAACCGATTAGGAGTTTTTGTTACGCCAAGATTGCACATGAGATATAATCCTTGGAAAAACGGAGTAGTTCGTTTTTCTGCAGGAAGAGGAAAGCGTTCTGCTAATATCTTTGCCGAGAATCAGCAGCTTTTTGCCAGTTCAAGAACTTTTTCAATCTTAGATTCTAACGGAAAAATATACGGTTTGAATCCTGAAATTGCTTGGAATTATGGAGTAAGTTTTTCTCAAAAATTCCGTCTTTTCAACAGAAATGCCGACGCAGGTTTTGATCTTTATAGAACCGATTTCCAAAATCAGGCAGTTGTAGATGTGATGCAAAGTCCGCAACAAGTGTTGTTTTACGATTTGAAAGGAAGTTCTTTTGCAAATAGCCTTCAGGTTGAGTTCAATTACGAATTGATTCACAATTTGAATTTAAGAACAGCTTACAAATATTATGACATTCAGACCGATTATTTGAGAGGGACATTCCAGCGTCCGCTTCAGGCTAAACATCGTTT from Flavobacterium sp. KACC 22763 includes these protein-coding regions:
- a CDS encoding GAF domain-containing protein, giving the protein MTFQELQPQITSIIADIQKNRDEKLFAVCKLLNENVEYYNWVGFYFANHDTKTLHLGPYVGAETDHTVIPFGKGICGQVAESNANFVVPDVKAQDNYIACSLTVKSEIVVPLFVNGVNIGQIDIDSHVIDPFTEADERFLEFVNQEVAKLF
- the xrtF gene encoding exosortase family protein XrtF, which gives rise to MKKYLVQFKPFLIFISIFFLTYIVFTILYKFYLNSYQAEDLDAITVISGRNSEQLLKLFDYDVIIQKNSQNPWQDIILNGRFIAHITEGCNAVSVMILFVSFVAAFSGNLKKTLLFIIFGLISIYILNVIRISLLIVLVYHFPQYTRFLHGTFFPLMIYGYVFVLWIFWINRFSKYAK
- a CDS encoding exosortase F system-associated membrane protein codes for the protein MLNKLKENKLKIFVAIVVVLGFALIRTFESKMFYDPFLSYFSADFHSIPYPPVEKFKLFAGLFFRYFLNSALSLLLIFVLFQNRDIFKFSLFVYGFFLALFLIAFYIILEYFPDGSWLLFYVRRFLIQPILVLLFIPGFYYQLQKTKK
- a CDS encoding HYC_CC_PP family protein; this encodes MNLKKCTGLFLAFLLLVSNIGFAFDVHYCGGEIASVSLKTTAEPVVEKKCCGSKEKENSCCKDKVVHFEKKSDNATIKFFFFQFAFPAVVQDYKPLVFLEVPTFKKKEVLSYYADANAPPLFKLYHQYIFYS
- a CDS encoding TonB-dependent receptor plug domain-containing protein, translating into MQKNIMLFAMILLSFSVFSQEDLQEVKITKKQKGIKKSFTVTANTSVITSKELLKAACCNLAESFETNPSIDVNFSDALTGTKQIKMLGLTSPYLMITEENIPSVRGASQAYGLSFTPGTWIESVQITKGAGSVINGYESISGQINTELLKPLNDIPFFLNAYGSTDSRFELNTHFNKKLSDKWATSLFVHGNARVAKNDMNKDGFLDNPLGKQINVLNRYQYYNPESGLVSFINFRYMNDKKQTGEVNFDKDRDRGTTNYWGSEINTERFDVSTKIGYVFKDMPYQSIGFQNAFNSHKQDSYYGLNQYDIKQNSFYSNLIFNSIINNTMHKFSTGLNFTYDQYQEFVNLTDVSRIDNSVGAFFEYTYDNTDNFSLILGGRVDNHNRLGVFVTPRLHMRYNPWKNGVVRFSAGRGKRSANIFAENQQLFASSRTFSILDSNGKIYGLNPEIAWNYGVSFSQKFRLFNRNADAGFDLYRTDFQNQAVVDVMQSPQQVLFYDLKGSSFANSLQVEFNYELIHNLNLRTAYKYYDIQTDYLRGTFQRPLQAKHRFLGNLEYETTMNDNKQWRFDFTYNWSGKQQLPYTASNPSADQFPDFSPAYAVMNAQVTRVFSSVFEVYVGGENIGNYRQEKAILGANDPFGPNFDASIAYAPIFGQMYYAGLRFKIK